From a region of the Myroides sp. JBRI-B21084 genome:
- a CDS encoding prolyl oligopeptidase family serine peptidase: MKKLIRSISIASLFITLSINAQNTEMNYPQTEKKEVIDTYFSTKISDPYRWLEDDRSAETAAWVTAQNNLTFTYLDRIPYRDQLKKQLTEKWNYEKIGAPFVEGDFTYYYKNNGLQNQSILYRKDATGKEEVFLDPNTFSTDGTTSLADVSFTEDGSLVAYAISEGGSDWRKIIVLNAKDKSVVGDTLVDVKFSGIAWYKNEGFYYSSYDKPTGSELSAKTDQHKLYYHKLGTPQSADKVVFGEKYIRRYVSGYVTNDQKYLVVTAANATSGNELYIQDLTKPNSQIQTVVTGFANDYAIVDSKDGNIYIETNLNAPNKKLMVVKAATIINKDTWEELILESDNVLDLSKAGGYFFAHYMKDAVSVVEQFDYSGKFIRKIQLPGLGTASGFSDKKNAKEVYYSFTNYITPGTIYKMNIASGKSEVFQQPKVNFNSSNYESKQVFYTSKDGTKVPMMITYKKGTELNGNNPTMLYAYGGFNISLTPSFSVANAVWLENGGVYAVANLRGGGEYGKKWHNAGTKLQKQNVFDDFIAAAEYLINEKYTSSEKLAIRGGSNGGLLVGATMTQRPDLMKVALPAVGVLDMLRYHTFTAGAGWAYDYGTAEDSNEMFQYLKGYSPVHNVKAGVSYPATMITTGDHDDRVVPAHSFKFAAELQDKNAGNNPMLIRIDVNAGHGAGKSVQQTINENADIQAFTLWNMGVKEL; the protein is encoded by the coding sequence ATGAAAAAATTAATACGTTCAATTAGTATCGCTTCCTTGTTTATAACATTAAGCATAAACGCTCAAAATACTGAAATGAATTATCCGCAAACCGAAAAGAAAGAGGTTATAGACACCTATTTTTCTACCAAAATATCAGATCCTTACCGTTGGTTAGAAGACGATCGTTCGGCCGAAACAGCCGCTTGGGTAACCGCTCAAAATAATCTTACTTTTACTTATTTAGATCGAATTCCGTATCGCGATCAATTAAAAAAGCAACTAACAGAAAAATGGAACTATGAAAAAATTGGTGCACCATTTGTAGAAGGTGATTTTACGTATTATTATAAAAACAATGGATTACAAAATCAATCTATTTTGTACAGAAAAGATGCAACAGGTAAAGAAGAGGTTTTCTTAGACCCAAATACCTTTTCAACCGATGGAACCACATCATTAGCCGATGTTTCATTTACAGAAGACGGTAGTTTGGTTGCCTATGCAATTTCTGAAGGCGGCAGCGATTGGCGAAAAATTATCGTTTTAAATGCAAAAGACAAATCGGTTGTTGGCGATACCTTGGTCGATGTGAAATTTTCTGGTATTGCTTGGTATAAAAACGAAGGTTTTTATTATTCAAGTTACGACAAACCAACAGGTTCAGAACTTTCGGCTAAAACAGATCAGCACAAATTATATTACCACAAGTTAGGAACACCACAAAGTGCCGATAAAGTGGTATTTGGCGAAAAATACATTCGTCGTTATGTAAGCGGGTATGTAACCAACGATCAAAAATATTTGGTGGTAACCGCTGCAAATGCAACATCAGGTAACGAATTGTATATTCAAGATTTAACAAAGCCAAACAGTCAAATACAAACTGTAGTTACAGGTTTTGCCAATGATTATGCTATAGTAGATTCTAAGGACGGAAATATTTACATTGAGACCAACTTAAACGCACCCAATAAAAAATTAATGGTTGTAAAAGCTGCAACAATAATTAATAAAGATACTTGGGAAGAACTTATTTTAGAATCAGATAACGTACTAGATTTATCAAAGGCAGGTGGCTATTTTTTTGCACACTATATGAAAGATGCTGTTTCGGTTGTAGAACAATTTGATTATTCAGGTAAGTTTATTCGTAAAATTCAGTTACCTGGTTTAGGTACAGCAAGTGGTTTTAGCGATAAAAAAAATGCAAAAGAAGTATATTATTCATTTACCAATTACATAACGCCAGGTACAATTTATAAAATGAATATCGCTTCAGGAAAATCAGAAGTGTTTCAACAACCAAAAGTAAATTTTAACTCAAGTAATTACGAATCTAAACAAGTTTTTTATACTTCTAAAGATGGTACTAAAGTGCCAATGATGATAACTTATAAAAAAGGGACCGAATTAAACGGTAACAACCCAACCATGCTTTATGCTTATGGTGGTTTCAATATTTCGTTAACACCAAGTTTTAGTGTTGCAAATGCTGTTTGGTTAGAAAACGGCGGTGTGTATGCCGTAGCTAATTTACGTGGTGGTGGTGAATATGGTAAAAAATGGCACAATGCCGGTACTAAATTACAAAAGCAAAATGTTTTTGACGATTTTATTGCAGCTGCCGAATATTTAATTAATGAAAAATATACATCGAGCGAAAAATTAGCTATTCGCGGTGGATCAAACGGTGGATTATTAGTTGGTGCAACCATGACCCAACGACCAGATTTAATGAAAGTAGCTTTACCAGCTGTTGGTGTGTTAGATATGTTGCGTTACCATACATTTACGGCCGGTGCAGGTTGGGCGTACGATTACGGAACAGCCGAAGATTCTAATGAAATGTTTCAGTATTTAAAAGGATACTCTCCAGTACACAATGTAAAAGCAGGCGTTTCGTACCCAGCAACTATGATTACTACTGGCGATCACGACGATCGTGTGGTACCTGCGCATAGTTTTAAATTTGCTGCCGAATTGCAAGACAAAAATGCGGGTAACAACCCAATGTTAATTCGTATTGATGTAAATGCAGGGCACGGTGCAGGAAAATCAGTACAACAAACCATTAACGAAAATGCCGATATACAAGCGTTCACGCTTTGGAATATGGGAGTTAAAGAATTATAG
- a CDS encoding NAD(P)-dependent alcohol dehydrogenase: MATKAYAAFNAVDPLGPHTIERRNLNAKDVFIKIAYCGVCHSDLHTAKSDWGPANYPAVPGHEIVGTVEAIGAEVTKFKVGDIVGVGCMVESCQHCHSCDEGLEQYCENGFTGTYNSKNSKYGGITYGGYSENIVVEEGFVLNIPTNLPLENVAPLLCAGITTWSPLRHWNVKKGDKVGVVGLGGLGHMGVKFAKAMGAHVVMITTSASKGEDAMKLGADEVLISKDAEQMKKHAYSFDFLLNTIPVAHDVNPYLLLLKLDKTMCMVGAIEPFPIHGGVLINKRRNIAGSLIGGIKETQEMLDFCGEHGVVSDVEVIKMNEINEAYVRMQQSDVKYRFVIDMKTL; this comes from the coding sequence ATGGCAACAAAAGCGTATGCAGCCTTTAATGCGGTAGATCCGTTAGGGCCACACACTATAGAACGTAGAAATTTAAACGCAAAAGATGTATTTATTAAAATAGCTTATTGCGGTGTTTGTCACAGCGATTTACATACCGCAAAGTCCGATTGGGGACCAGCAAATTACCCAGCAGTTCCTGGGCACGAAATTGTAGGAACAGTTGAAGCTATTGGTGCTGAAGTTACTAAATTTAAAGTAGGCGATATTGTGGGGGTAGGCTGTATGGTAGAATCGTGCCAACATTGCCATTCGTGCGATGAAGGTTTAGAGCAGTATTGTGAGAATGGTTTTACAGGAACCTACAATTCTAAAAACTCAAAATACGGTGGCATTACTTACGGCGGTTATTCAGAAAACATTGTGGTTGAAGAAGGTTTTGTATTAAACATACCAACCAATTTACCTTTAGAAAACGTAGCGCCTTTATTGTGTGCGGGTATTACAACTTGGTCGCCATTGCGCCATTGGAATGTGAAAAAAGGCGATAAAGTAGGCGTTGTTGGTTTAGGTGGTTTGGGTCATATGGGTGTTAAATTTGCCAAAGCAATGGGCGCACATGTGGTAATGATAACTACATCGGCAAGTAAAGGCGAAGACGCTATGAAATTAGGAGCCGATGAGGTGTTGATTTCGAAAGATGCCGAACAAATGAAAAAACATGCCTATAGTTTTGATTTTCTATTGAATACCATTCCGGTGGCACATGATGTAAATCCGTACTTGTTGTTGTTAAAACTAGATAAAACCATGTGCATGGTTGGTGCTATTGAACCTTTTCCAATTCATGGCGGAGTGTTGATTAACAAACGCAGAAACATTGCTGGGTCGTTAATCGGTGGAATTAAAGAAACCCAAGAAATGCTTGATTTTTGTGGCGAACACGGTGTTGTTTCTGATGTTGAAGTAATTAAAATGAACGAAATTAACGAAGCTTATGTGCGCATGCAACAGTCTGATGTGAAGTACCGATTTGTAATTGATATGAAAACGTTGTAA